Proteins encoded by one window of Ornithodoros turicata isolate Travis unplaced genomic scaffold, ASM3712646v1 ctg00000917.1, whole genome shotgun sequence:
- the LOC135375730 gene encoding uncharacterized protein LOC135375730: METGPNNNVGHTTEGNTESTVPYQNLIGNLMYLVQGTRPDIAFATHYLSEFNHCFTSTHWQMAKRVLRYLQGTKEVGITYTACAEPVVGYCDASWNESGKGKSRSAYVFTMSKGAISWKSTKQQLVALSTCEAEYIAITEAIKEGKWVKTLFKELGFCKYGTESLEIKSDNQAAIRLIENPAQHQRSKHIALKYLFAIDTKSKAVIFSFPTYVQKI; this comes from the coding sequence ATGGAAACAGGTCCAAATAACAACGTTGGTCACACAACGGAAGGTAACACTGAATCAACGGTCCCTTATCAAAACTTGATCGGAAACCTGATGTACCTGGTGCAAGGAACACGTCCAGACATCGCATTTGCAACTCACTACCTGAGTGAGTTTAACCACTGTTTCACGTCCACTCATTGGCAAATGGCAAAAAGGGTGCTACGCTACTTGCAAGGGACGAAAGAAGTGGGTATCACGTACACAGCTTGTGCGGAACCTGTCGTGGGGTATTGCGACGCAAGCTGGAACGAGTCAGGCAAAGGGAAGTCACGTAGTGCTTACGTATTCACCATGTCCAAAGGAGCCATCAGCTGGAAATCGACGAAGCAACAACTCGTCGCGCTGTCAACGTGTGAAGCGGAATACATCGCTATCACCGAAGCCATTAAAGAAGGTAAATGGGTGAAGACATTGTTTAAAGAACTTGGGTTCTGCAAATACGGTACGGAGAGCTTGGAAATCAAGAGTGACAATCAAGCGGCCATAAGACTAATCGAAAATCCAGCACAGCATCAAAGGTCCAAACATATCGCCCTCAAATATCTATTCGCTATAGACACGAAGTCGAAAGCGgtgattttttcatttcctaCCTACGTACAGAAGATATGA